A genomic region of Gemmata massiliana contains the following coding sequences:
- a CDS encoding PPC domain-containing protein, with protein sequence MRRLVFGLVCFAASVAMVGSAVAQQPPPGLPSPRIQSVFPSGAKAGTSVEVTVTGFDVEEPEKLLFSHPGLKGEYISPPKEAPDPKDPKKTVPAPKVNPAGPHKFKVTVAPDAPLGAFDVRFVGKWGASNPRAFVVGDLVDVSEKEPNNDVPEAQRIEIGTTVNGIISNPTDVDYTAFTGKKGQRVIVSCQASSIDSKAEPMIEIFNASGRKLTTNRNYHGNDAVADIVLPADGDYFVRLFQFTYTAGGPDYFYRLSVSTAPWIDAVFPPVVEAGKPTQVTLYGRNLPGGQPAEGYTADGRPLEQLTVTITPPADATANTKLTSLTHVEPVGALQDGFAYSLKGPNGTSNPVTIYFARNKLVVKAKAAGSPDAAEVVPTGSEVAGFLTKKGEKDWIAFNAKKGEKVTIELAAERIGASGDFYFSVRDGKDPKRDLSGEQDDDNDTLHPFGFYSRSSDPGPHQFTAPEDGKYLIAVACRESGYLSGPKAMYRLRIGQPVPDFRAVVMSYSRFYQTGSAAWQGGSQAYYVFAQRQDGYTGAIAVTVDGLPAGVTAQPLTIGPAVRWGLLVLDVAPGAAPTTTAFTVKLTGTDNAGKTLVRSARPASVTWGLPQPDQQIPVVSRLDQSLVIAVRPEKVPFSIKADLANTVVKPATGKEDKVKGPVIVMRQGDKSTVPVKVEWGGAEKPNVTLVAEPMAQNQQSSPVSVQITAQPTKDKPEVMVNVDAKSNAVPGAYTVVLRGNTQVQFAKDPMAKSKPTIPAEAFSTPIQVLVIPSALGRFTTGPLPNNTLKLGSSTELPIKVERMHDFAGEYKVTFVPEKDATSVTAAEVAIPAGKDEVKLVLKTAADAKPGALAGTVVVTALFAGKYPVTYENKVSFNLAK encoded by the coding sequence ATGCGCCGGCTCGTGTTCGGCCTTGTGTGTTTCGCCGCGTCAGTCGCGATGGTCGGTTCGGCCGTGGCTCAACAACCGCCGCCCGGTCTGCCGTCCCCGCGCATTCAAAGCGTGTTCCCGAGTGGCGCGAAGGCCGGCACCAGCGTTGAAGTGACCGTGACGGGCTTCGACGTGGAGGAGCCGGAGAAGTTGCTGTTCTCGCACCCGGGCTTAAAGGGCGAGTACATCAGCCCGCCCAAAGAGGCGCCGGACCCGAAAGACCCGAAAAAAACGGTCCCGGCACCGAAGGTCAACCCGGCCGGTCCGCACAAGTTCAAAGTTACCGTCGCGCCCGATGCGCCACTCGGCGCGTTCGATGTGCGGTTCGTGGGAAAGTGGGGTGCGAGCAACCCGCGCGCGTTCGTCGTGGGCGACTTGGTTGACGTGAGCGAGAAGGAGCCGAATAACGACGTACCCGAAGCGCAACGGATCGAGATCGGGACCACGGTAAACGGCATAATCTCCAACCCCACGGACGTGGACTACACCGCGTTCACGGGGAAGAAGGGCCAGCGCGTCATCGTTTCCTGCCAGGCGTCGTCGATCGACAGCAAAGCGGAACCGATGATCGAGATCTTCAACGCGAGCGGGCGCAAGCTCACGACCAACCGCAACTACCACGGCAACGACGCGGTCGCTGACATCGTGCTCCCTGCAGACGGCGACTACTTCGTTCGACTGTTCCAGTTCACTTACACCGCGGGCGGGCCGGATTACTTCTACCGATTGAGCGTGAGCACCGCGCCGTGGATCGACGCCGTGTTTCCACCGGTCGTCGAAGCGGGCAAGCCCACGCAGGTCACGCTCTACGGGCGCAACCTGCCCGGCGGTCAACCCGCGGAGGGTTACACCGCGGACGGGCGCCCGCTCGAACAACTCACGGTCACGATCACCCCACCGGCCGACGCGACCGCAAACACGAAGTTGACCAGCCTCACACACGTCGAGCCGGTTGGCGCGCTTCAGGACGGCTTCGCGTACAGTTTGAAAGGGCCGAACGGTACGTCCAATCCCGTCACGATCTACTTCGCGCGCAACAAGCTCGTCGTGAAAGCGAAAGCTGCCGGATCGCCGGACGCTGCGGAGGTCGTTCCCACGGGAAGTGAAGTGGCCGGATTTCTCACAAAGAAGGGCGAGAAAGATTGGATCGCGTTCAATGCGAAAAAGGGTGAGAAGGTCACCATCGAACTCGCGGCCGAGCGGATCGGCGCGAGCGGCGATTTCTACTTCTCGGTGCGCGACGGCAAAGACCCGAAGCGCGACCTCAGCGGCGAGCAGGACGATGACAACGACACGCTCCACCCGTTCGGGTTCTACTCGCGCAGTAGCGACCCGGGACCGCATCAGTTCACAGCGCCCGAGGACGGCAAATACCTGATCGCGGTCGCGTGCCGCGAATCGGGCTATCTGAGCGGCCCAAAAGCCATGTACCGGCTGCGGATCGGTCAACCGGTGCCGGACTTTCGTGCGGTGGTGATGTCGTACAGTCGCTTCTACCAGACCGGTTCGGCCGCGTGGCAGGGCGGCTCGCAGGCGTATTACGTGTTCGCGCAGCGCCAGGACGGTTACACGGGTGCAATCGCGGTCACGGTGGACGGTCTGCCGGCGGGTGTAACGGCACAGCCGCTCACCATCGGGCCGGCCGTGCGCTGGGGACTGTTGGTACTCGACGTCGCGCCCGGCGCCGCACCCACGACAACGGCCTTTACCGTGAAACTCACCGGTACGGACAACGCGGGCAAGACGCTCGTTCGGTCGGCGCGTCCGGCGTCGGTGACGTGGGGATTGCCACAGCCGGATCAACAGATCCCGGTGGTATCGAGACTGGACCAGTCACTCGTGATCGCGGTTCGTCCGGAGAAGGTGCCCTTCAGCATCAAAGCCGACCTCGCGAATACGGTTGTGAAGCCGGCCACGGGCAAGGAAGATAAGGTGAAAGGCCCGGTCATCGTGATGCGCCAGGGCGACAAATCGACCGTTCCCGTGAAGGTCGAGTGGGGCGGGGCGGAGAAGCCGAACGTTACGCTCGTCGCCGAACCAATGGCCCAGAACCAACAGAGTTCGCCGGTATCCGTTCAGATCACGGCCCAACCGACCAAGGACAAGCCGGAAGTGATGGTGAACGTGGACGCGAAGTCCAACGCGGTGCCCGGCGCGTATACCGTCGTGCTTCGCGGGAACACGCAGGTGCAGTTCGCAAAAGACCCGATGGCGAAATCAAAGCCAACCATCCCGGCCGAAGCCTTCAGTACACCGATCCAGGTTCTCGTGATTCCCAGCGCGCTGGGCCGGTTCACGACGGGGCCGCTCCCGAACAACACGCTCAAACTCGGTAGCAGCACCGAACTGCCGATCAAAGTCGAGCGGATGCACGACTTCGCGGGAGAATACAAAGTGACGTTTGTTCCCGAAAAGGATGCGACCAGTGTAACGGCCGCCGAGGTCGCCATTCCCGCGGGCAAGGACGAAGTGAAACTCGTGCTGAAGACCGCGGCCGACGCCAAGCCCGGCGCGCTGGCCGGTACCGTCGTGGTCACGGCTCTGTTCGCGGGTAAGTACCCGGTGACTTACGAGAACAAGGTGAGCTTCAATCTGGCCAAGTGA
- a CDS encoding WD40 domain-containing protein, whose translation MRRSVALVLALLAAPSFAQEPKKDTKNAYPPIPVVDLKRKEPVEYGKDIEPIFEKKCLVCHSGTELSGKYDMGTHEKVLKGGKRGAAVVPGKSAESNLFLLCSRQKLPMMPPKGDEPLTSQELSLIKLWIDEGAKAPTTMKVKEKIVVNLPAALVKPVRALAVSPDGKAIAASRGNQINVFALKITPADKKGGPEKKEWEYAKSFFDPQLKTPDGKPAKAAHISLVESMAFSPDGKTLATGSFQELTLWDVEKGEPKQRITGFVDRVCAIGFSADGKKFVTGGGAPTEDGEIKIFDTATGKLIWEIKAGHSDTVFGVAFSPDGLLLATCGADKFVKVFEMPHAGLGWPFPPGPKAPRFAKSFEGHTHHVMGIGWTPDGKKIASCGADNFVKVWDYEKGEKIRDMQGHQKQVTSLFFVGKSTQFVTGSGDASVRMWNADNGGNVRSFPGAADFVYVVSASTDGTVVASGCEDGVVRVYNGTNGTLMKAALPPDAEPKKK comes from the coding sequence ATGCGCCGATCCGTTGCGCTCGTACTGGCGCTGCTGGCCGCTCCGAGCTTCGCCCAGGAACCGAAAAAGGACACCAAGAATGCGTACCCGCCGATCCCGGTGGTCGATCTGAAGCGGAAAGAGCCGGTCGAGTACGGGAAGGACATCGAGCCGATCTTCGAGAAGAAGTGCCTCGTGTGCCACTCCGGGACCGAGTTGAGCGGCAAGTACGACATGGGCACCCACGAAAAGGTGCTCAAGGGCGGGAAACGCGGGGCCGCGGTGGTGCCGGGCAAATCGGCCGAGAGCAACCTCTTCCTGCTCTGCTCGCGGCAGAAGTTGCCGATGATGCCGCCGAAGGGCGATGAGCCCCTCACCTCGCAAGAGCTGTCGCTCATCAAGTTGTGGATCGACGAGGGCGCGAAGGCTCCCACCACGATGAAGGTGAAGGAAAAGATCGTCGTAAACCTGCCGGCGGCCCTGGTGAAGCCGGTCCGGGCGCTCGCGGTTTCCCCGGACGGGAAGGCCATCGCCGCGAGCCGCGGGAACCAGATCAACGTCTTCGCGCTAAAGATCACCCCGGCCGACAAGAAGGGCGGTCCGGAGAAGAAGGAGTGGGAATACGCGAAATCGTTCTTCGACCCGCAACTGAAGACGCCGGACGGTAAACCCGCGAAGGCCGCCCACATCTCACTCGTCGAGTCGATGGCCTTCTCCCCGGACGGGAAGACGCTCGCCACTGGCAGTTTCCAAGAGTTGACCTTGTGGGACGTCGAGAAGGGTGAGCCGAAGCAGCGGATCACCGGTTTCGTGGACCGGGTGTGCGCGATCGGGTTCTCTGCTGACGGCAAGAAGTTCGTGACCGGCGGTGGCGCCCCGACCGAGGACGGCGAGATCAAGATCTTCGATACGGCGACCGGCAAACTGATCTGGGAAATCAAGGCCGGTCACAGCGACACCGTGTTCGGCGTCGCGTTCAGTCCGGACGGGCTGTTGCTCGCAACTTGCGGCGCGGACAAATTCGTGAAGGTGTTCGAGATGCCGCACGCGGGTTTGGGGTGGCCGTTCCCGCCCGGCCCCAAAGCCCCGCGATTCGCCAAGTCGTTCGAGGGTCACACGCACCACGTGATGGGGATCGGCTGGACGCCGGACGGCAAGAAGATCGCGAGCTGCGGCGCGGACAACTTCGTGAAGGTGTGGGACTACGAGAAGGGCGAAAAGATCCGCGACATGCAGGGACACCAGAAGCAGGTCACGTCGCTCTTCTTCGTGGGCAAGTCGACGCAGTTCGTGACGGGCAGCGGCGACGCGAGCGTCCGCATGTGGAACGCGGACAATGGAGGAAACGTGCGATCGTTCCCCGGCGCGGCCGACTTCGTGTACGTGGTGAGCGCGAGCACGGACGGCACCGTGGTCGCGAGCGGCTGCGAGGACGGTGTCGTCCGCGTGTACAACGGTACCAACGGCACGCTGATGAAAGCGGCGCTCCCGCCCGACGCCGAACCGAAGAAGAAGTGA
- a CDS encoding transcription antitermination factor NusB, which produces MTITARQVAADVLNRSRSRDGFAAELIDDVLSKASLTAQDRRFVTQLVFGVIRRSGTLDAILKPFIHLPFHAVQPRVWDLLRLGAFQLTFLTHVPKHAAVNETVELAPYVGALKAKGFVNGVLRRVSELVTDDFTDKPGADAVAFGWEPTFPSPFFSGRGEQARDAGLSPPSFLGKGAGGLGSENNPSQTPPLNGEGLKTVDGSRPCFLGEGLGRGSYRRLARPVLPDPVADPTGYFAAAFSFPQWLANRWIERYGPAECTRLGFWFNAPPPLWIRVNKLNASRESYRVQLAGQTIEAEPGTHPQSLLFPEHHAIRDLPGFAAGDFAVQDHSSMLVASALGVKSGMRVLDACAAPGGKTTHLMELMDNRGHITACDIEAKRLQTVTTLCQRLGIQGVETVLLKEDGELPPGLFDAALVDVPCSNTGVLGRRPEVRWRLKPNEFEHLIRLQTRLLILAAERVKPGGAVVYSTCSIEPDENEGVVRAVCRGMRSLALEAEHTSVPGRPSDGGYWARLRKAK; this is translated from the coding sequence ATGACGATTACCGCCCGGCAGGTCGCTGCCGACGTACTGAACCGCTCGCGCTCGCGTGACGGGTTTGCCGCAGAACTCATCGACGACGTACTCAGCAAGGCGAGCCTCACGGCCCAGGATCGCCGCTTTGTCACGCAACTGGTATTCGGCGTGATCCGGCGCAGCGGAACGCTCGACGCGATTCTGAAGCCGTTCATTCACCTTCCGTTTCACGCGGTTCAACCGCGCGTGTGGGATCTGCTGCGCCTCGGTGCGTTCCAGCTCACGTTCCTGACACACGTCCCCAAGCACGCGGCCGTCAACGAAACGGTCGAACTCGCCCCCTACGTCGGTGCGCTGAAAGCCAAAGGCTTCGTGAACGGCGTGCTGCGCCGCGTGTCGGAGTTGGTGACGGACGACTTTACGGACAAACCGGGCGCGGACGCCGTGGCGTTCGGGTGGGAACCTACCTTCCCGTCCCCTTTTTTTTCAGGCAGAGGGGAGCAGGCGCGCGACGCAGGTCTTTCTCCCCCTTCCTTCCTAGGGAAGGGGGCTGGGGGGTTAGGTTCTGAAAACAACCCCTCCCAAACTCCTCCCCTAAACGGAGAGGGGCTTAAAACCGTCGATGGCTCTCGGCCGTGCTTCTTAGGAGAGGGATTGGGGCGCGGCTCTTACCGCCGGCTCGCGCGGCCCGTTCTTCCCGATCCCGTCGCCGACCCGACGGGGTATTTCGCGGCCGCGTTCTCGTTCCCACAGTGGCTCGCGAACCGGTGGATCGAGCGCTACGGCCCGGCCGAATGCACGCGACTCGGGTTCTGGTTCAACGCGCCTCCGCCGTTGTGGATTCGCGTGAACAAACTGAACGCGAGCCGCGAATCGTACCGCGTTCAGCTCGCCGGGCAGACGATCGAAGCGGAGCCGGGAACGCACCCGCAATCGCTTCTGTTCCCCGAGCATCATGCGATCCGTGATCTCCCGGGGTTCGCTGCGGGCGACTTCGCAGTCCAGGACCATTCGTCGATGCTTGTCGCGTCCGCGCTCGGGGTGAAGTCCGGGATGCGCGTTCTCGATGCGTGCGCGGCACCCGGCGGCAAGACGACGCACCTGATGGAACTGATGGACAATCGGGGCCACATCACCGCCTGCGACATTGAGGCGAAGCGCCTTCAAACAGTAACCACGCTGTGCCAGCGGCTCGGGATTCAGGGCGTAGAAACGGTTCTGCTCAAAGAGGATGGCGAACTGCCCCCGGGACTGTTTGATGCCGCGCTGGTCGATGTGCCGTGCAGCAACACAGGAGTGCTTGGTCGGCGCCCCGAAGTGCGTTGGCGCCTGAAGCCGAACGAGTTCGAGCACCTCATTCGCCTGCAAACGCGGTTACTTATTCTCGCGGCCGAACGGGTCAAGCCGGGCGGTGCGGTGGTGTACTCCACGTGCAGCATCGAGCCGGACGAGAACGAGGGCGTTGTGAGGGCCGTGTGCCGCGGAATGCGGAGCCTGGCGCTCGAAGCGGAACACACCTCTGTGCCCGGGCGCCCGTCCGACGGCGGCTACTGGGCGCGGCTCCGGAAGGCGAAGTAA
- the fmt gene encoding methionyl-tRNA formyltransferase, with translation MRIVMMGTGTFAEPTFEALIAAFGNDVVGLVTQPERDAGNKRGSTRQTGKGMANIARAANISVAQPESINTPEGLVLLRGMQPDLLVVAAYGQILSRDVLTVPTRGTINVHASLLPKYRGAAPVAYAILSGEQQTGVTIIKVTPGLDSGDMILQESLDILPTDTTGSLEARLSTLGAHMAVEATRKYATGGPVEGVKQDPALVTKAPKIKKEFGLIDWTKPADYTERHVRGMQPWPTAYTFLHRPGKEPMRVIVTTATEFPVRSALEVPAGRPFVDAKFPQSLFVVGGQLSSGERSVLEVQELQPAGKKKMTAEEFLRGYPIVEGMRFGPEVLV, from the coding sequence ATGCGAATAGTGATGATGGGGACGGGAACGTTCGCGGAGCCGACGTTCGAGGCGCTAATCGCCGCGTTCGGTAACGACGTTGTGGGACTGGTGACGCAGCCCGAGCGCGACGCCGGCAACAAGCGCGGGAGCACGCGCCAGACCGGAAAGGGCATGGCGAACATTGCACGAGCCGCGAACATCTCAGTGGCTCAGCCCGAGAGCATCAACACACCCGAAGGCTTGGTACTGCTCCGCGGAATGCAGCCCGACTTGCTCGTTGTGGCGGCTTACGGTCAGATCCTCTCGCGCGACGTACTCACGGTCCCCACACGCGGCACGATCAACGTTCACGCATCACTGTTGCCGAAGTACCGCGGCGCAGCTCCGGTCGCGTATGCGATCCTCAGCGGCGAGCAGCAAACCGGCGTGACCATCATCAAGGTGACGCCCGGCCTCGACTCCGGCGACATGATCCTTCAGGAATCGCTCGATATCCTCCCGACCGACACGACGGGGAGCCTCGAAGCACGCTTGTCGACGCTCGGTGCACACATGGCGGTCGAGGCCACGCGCAAGTACGCGACCGGTGGTCCGGTGGAGGGCGTGAAGCAAGACCCGGCACTGGTGACGAAGGCGCCGAAGATCAAGAAGGAATTTGGTTTGATCGACTGGACGAAGCCCGCGGACTACACCGAGCGTCACGTCCGCGGGATGCAACCCTGGCCCACCGCGTACACGTTCTTGCATCGACCGGGTAAGGAACCGATGCGGGTGATTGTCACTACCGCGACCGAGTTTCCAGTACGTTCCGCCCTGGAAGTACCCGCCGGCCGACCGTTCGTGGATGCGAAGTTCCCACAGTCCCTCTTTGTCGTTGGAGGGCAATTGAGTTCTGGGGAACGTTCTGTGTTGGAAGTCCAGGAGCTTCAGCCGGCCGGAAAGAAGAAGATGACGGCGGAAGAGTTCTTGCGCGGGTATCCCATCGTTGAGGGCATGCGGTTCGGCCCGGAAGTGCTGGTATGA
- the def gene encoding peptide deformylase, which translates to MKIVRYPHPALRVKARPVTAIDADIQKAAAEMLELMYKSEGLGLAAPQVTLDYQMIVMNFMGEADRPDQEVVAINPVILESKGGTVNDREGCLSFPGLYQNVRRAKTVHVAAYNLKGEKFEMVFHDLAARVWQHEIDHLQGTLFIDKMGSLGLSRSQRDLEKFVADFEKDKKKGDLPPDLEPKM; encoded by the coding sequence ATGAAGATTGTGAGATACCCGCACCCGGCACTCCGCGTCAAAGCACGGCCCGTAACCGCCATCGACGCGGACATCCAAAAGGCTGCTGCCGAGATGCTGGAACTGATGTACAAGAGCGAGGGGCTTGGCCTCGCCGCGCCGCAAGTCACGCTCGATTACCAGATGATCGTGATGAATTTTATGGGCGAGGCCGATCGCCCCGATCAGGAAGTGGTCGCCATCAACCCGGTGATCCTGGAATCGAAGGGCGGCACGGTTAACGACCGCGAGGGGTGTTTGAGCTTCCCAGGGCTGTACCAGAACGTGCGGCGGGCGAAGACCGTACACGTTGCGGCGTACAACCTAAAGGGCGAGAAGTTCGAGATGGTGTTCCATGACCTCGCGGCCCGCGTGTGGCAGCACGAGATCGATCACCTGCAAGGCACGCTGTTCATCGACAAAATGGGCTCGCTCGGACTGTCGCGCAGCCAGCGCGACCTGGAGAAGTTCGTCGCGGACTTCGAGAAGGACAAGAAGAAGGGCGACCTGCCGCCGGACCTGGAACCGAAGATGTAA
- a CDS encoding tetratricopeptide repeat protein, which produces MATDTAPLPTAHSGAFSGPAQAGGRTAASHSTDPTRHLWQLPVLLIGIAVFVSAWKGWLPIGRNDPPSVFTRDIDALKASYEKLSPDPIDLKSQLSKVAAGVEMFPEHAPRGRFHLGSGYVRLAEITASADEARGYWTLAQQHFALVTSEQLRDSADRPKLDFRSAKVRAAIGLPAEAPNADLVALLIQVLSAPPPGEEGGETRRLIAELALRRNPQDLALARTSLTQYLVSAGTSTPQAALSRARLRLGAIYLELHEYDQARKWLAQVGGDSPAEVLAPAKAGLARALMADGDFLGAAKELEVLRTIPGIPVYYRTGAAYDLALCKIRANDRDAATKYFEEAARGTGAEATAAAVQLADLHLHSPDPSRHKLAADLLTDAVRGVKSAAEYKSELVPVTEVQAAFELGVTTLLADGAFEQALKVAETYAAVAPSPRDRERRADVLATWGAVLKKSNGNAKPKLKDAADEFVALAEFQPKTDGKLEMLRRAAALYRQADEPALAATRLKEAAKLPGIPEPALGPLLSDLADAMLESKQTGEVWKVFRELLVTPGTASTATRYRLARQFVDSRHPGLVPVGRALFEQIAKQQNIAPNEREYHERALTELANDLIQQKNFADAEARLRAQLALYKDGPESQLAKLLLGVCLLQRAATLSPPEAQKLRTDAVTTFKEIVTDCDSAAQKRGGKLTDREAWLRLQASLRVLQSYQQMQDRTQAQNLLFEGAVLRDRYKGTVEELIILSLMYKAYEKLDKPAELARMRDEMKDVFSKLPPTAFTQPTGEYSREYWSKVWFSTEQQ; this is translated from the coding sequence ATGGCCACGGACACGGCCCCGCTCCCGACCGCCCACAGTGGTGCCTTCAGCGGCCCCGCGCAGGCGGGCGGTCGAACCGCTGCTTCCCATTCCACGGACCCGACGCGGCACCTGTGGCAACTGCCCGTTCTCCTGATCGGGATCGCGGTGTTTGTGTCCGCGTGGAAGGGCTGGTTGCCGATCGGCCGGAACGATCCGCCGTCGGTGTTTACCCGAGACATCGACGCGCTCAAGGCCAGTTACGAGAAACTCTCGCCGGACCCGATTGATTTGAAATCGCAACTGAGTAAGGTCGCGGCGGGTGTGGAAATGTTCCCCGAGCACGCGCCCCGGGGCCGGTTCCACCTCGGGAGTGGGTACGTGCGGCTCGCGGAGATCACCGCATCGGCGGACGAGGCCCGCGGGTACTGGACCCTCGCTCAACAGCATTTCGCTCTGGTAACATCCGAGCAGCTCCGTGATTCCGCCGACCGGCCGAAACTCGATTTCCGGTCGGCCAAGGTGCGCGCCGCGATCGGGCTACCGGCCGAAGCGCCGAATGCCGATCTCGTTGCGCTGCTGATCCAGGTACTCTCAGCACCGCCACCGGGCGAAGAGGGCGGCGAAACGCGGCGCCTGATCGCGGAACTGGCCCTGCGTCGGAACCCGCAGGACCTCGCGCTCGCACGGACGTCGCTCACGCAGTACCTCGTGAGCGCGGGCACCTCTACTCCGCAGGCCGCGCTGTCCCGGGCGCGCCTTCGGCTCGGTGCGATCTACCTGGAACTTCACGAGTACGATCAGGCGCGCAAGTGGCTCGCACAGGTCGGCGGAGACTCCCCGGCCGAAGTGCTTGCGCCGGCAAAAGCGGGGCTGGCCCGCGCACTCATGGCCGACGGTGATTTCCTCGGGGCGGCGAAGGAACTGGAGGTGCTCCGCACTATTCCCGGCATTCCCGTGTACTACCGCACTGGTGCCGCCTATGACCTCGCGCTCTGCAAGATTCGGGCGAACGACCGCGACGCCGCGACCAAGTATTTTGAAGAAGCAGCCAGGGGAACGGGGGCCGAGGCGACCGCGGCCGCGGTCCAGCTCGCGGACCTGCACCTCCACTCCCCGGACCCGAGCCGCCACAAGCTCGCGGCCGATCTGCTCACGGACGCGGTGCGGGGGGTGAAGTCCGCGGCCGAGTACAAGAGCGAACTCGTGCCGGTCACGGAAGTGCAGGCCGCGTTCGAGTTGGGCGTCACGACGCTTCTCGCGGACGGCGCGTTCGAGCAGGCGCTCAAGGTGGCGGAAACGTATGCCGCGGTTGCGCCGTCGCCGCGCGACCGCGAACGGCGCGCGGATGTACTGGCTACCTGGGGCGCGGTACTCAAAAAATCCAACGGCAACGCGAAGCCGAAGCTCAAGGACGCAGCCGACGAGTTCGTCGCGCTCGCGGAGTTCCAGCCCAAGACCGACGGCAAACTCGAAATGCTCCGCCGGGCAGCCGCGCTGTACCGTCAAGCGGACGAACCCGCGCTGGCCGCAACGCGCCTAAAAGAAGCCGCGAAGCTGCCCGGAATTCCGGAACCGGCCCTCGGACCGCTGCTATCAGATTTGGCCGACGCGATGCTCGAATCCAAGCAGACCGGCGAAGTGTGGAAGGTCTTCCGAGAGCTTCTGGTTACTCCCGGCACCGCCTCGACCGCCACGCGGTACCGGCTCGCACGGCAGTTCGTGGACTCGCGGCACCCGGGACTGGTTCCCGTGGGCCGCGCGCTGTTCGAGCAGATCGCCAAGCAACAGAACATCGCACCAAACGAGCGCGAGTACCACGAGCGCGCGCTGACCGAACTGGCGAACGATCTGATCCAACAGAAGAACTTCGCCGACGCGGAGGCGCGGCTCCGCGCACAACTCGCGCTCTACAAGGATGGCCCGGAATCGCAGCTCGCCAAACTCTTGCTCGGCGTGTGCCTGCTCCAGCGCGCGGCCACTCTCAGCCCGCCAGAGGCGCAGAAGTTGCGGACTGATGCTGTGACCACGTTCAAAGAAATCGTTACGGACTGTGACAGCGCCGCTCAGAAGCGCGGTGGAAAGTTGACCGATCGCGAAGCGTGGTTACGGCTCCAGGCTTCGCTTCGGGTGCTGCAATCCTACCAGCAGATGCAAGACAGAACGCAGGCCCAGAATTTGCTCTTTGAAGGCGCTGTGCTCCGGGACCGGTACAAGGGAACGGTCGAGGAACTCATCATTCTGAGCCTGATGTACAAGGCTTACGAGAAGCTCGACAAGCCGGCCGAACTCGCCCGGATGCGCGACGAGATGAAGGACGTATTCAGCAAACTCCCACCGACCGCGTTCACGCAACCGACCGGCGAATACAGCCGCGAATACTGGTCCAAGGTCTGGTTCTCTACGGAGCAGCAGTGA